The Ictidomys tridecemlineatus isolate mIctTri1 chromosome 1, mIctTri1.hap1, whole genome shotgun sequence DNA window TTCTGAATCAATGATTTAATGTGCTATGAGCATGTTTGATTGAGAAACAGGCTTAAAGAGATAATCATGTCATATGAATTTCCAATGCCATATTTTGTTTACTTAATCTCAAGTAAAGGAGACCTCTTTTTCTCAATAATGTGGTTTGTGGACCATGGATCAGTTAGACTGTATCTGTTATCTGTATTGACATAATCTCTGTTGCTAAGCGAAGTTTGACTACTTACTAACACAGATAAAATGTGCATCAGTTTGCTATAGTCCCCGACTAGCGGGCCACCTGAAAGAGAATGGCACTATTATTTCAgaacttaatatttattattagattcttttggactgaaaaaaaaaacctttaatttTTGAGCATGATAAAATTCTACAGAAATCTGAGGCTTATTTAAGGCATTAATTAGGAAATCATCACTCAGAGACTAGATCGTGTCTCCAGTTAGTCAAGGGCTGATCTTCAAGCAAAGGAAGAAAGCATGAAGGCAATTAGCTAAAAATCAGAACCCCAAATACCTGAATAAGAAATTACTAAACCAAAgtcaaagaattatttatttattttttaaatcttcttgcTCAAACTGTTCACATTCTTGTGTCAGACTTTGCAGATTTTGTTTAGACAACAGCAGAAGGCATGCCAAGTGGAATTCACCACGTTTTTTGAcacctggatttctttttttagctcaaaaagaaaaaactagaacAAAGATCAAAGCTTGAAAATTTAGAAGACCTTGAAATAATCATTCaactgaaaaaaaggaaaaaatacaggaaaactaAAGTTCCAGTTGTGAAGGAACCGGAACCTGAAGTCATTGTAAGGACTGTTTGGTTCTGAAGTATTAATATCCAGTGTTGGTGGTAGAGGGGGGAAAATACTGGTGGAGGGTTTGACTGAATGTAGGACAGTTCACAGTGATTCTCacgctatttttttttttttttttttttggctttagaCAGAACCTGTGGATGTGCCTAGGTTTCTGAAGGCTGCTCTGGAGAATAAACTGCCAGTAGTAGAAAAATTCTTGTCAGACAAGAACAATCCAGATGTCTGTGATGAGGTAAGTTttattctaagcactgcaaaatcCAGATCATTAATTTTGTGTTTCTAATGCTTTACTGAAGCCTTGAGACTTTGGTGCCAAAGTCTTTCGACCTGCAACAGTTTCCCCAGCTGTTATCACATCTGCCAGAAGCATAACAAGAGAGTGCAGttgcccctgccccccccccccccccccggcaaaaaaaaattctggattaGTGCAATGGATTGGTTTTTGTATTCATATAATTCTGGCTGATTTTGAGTTTGTCTTTAATTTCTCAGATCCTTGGGAAAGACTTAACAAGGCAGGGTCTAAAAGTTACTTTTGGAGAAATATATTGTTAACATCATCTTTGATCGGAGCCAAACACATCAATACTAGACAGGCAATCTGTAAACTGGAGTTCAAGTTCCAGCTCTACGCCTACTTGGCTATTTGATTTTGAGCAAGCTCAAATGCAttctttaagcctcagtttccttaatcTGTAAACCTAGTCTACTACAGTGAAAAAAATGTCCAAAGTTCACTCACATGAAGCCAATTTACCAGAAATCACTAATCCTTTTGTTATTTTCACCCCATGAACTGAGATGGGGGATCCTATTAAAAATGAGTCTCCCATTCTTTCAAGAAAATGAACTAAATCCTTTTTGATATTCAAGCTAACAACAGTTTTGAATGGAAGAAAATTGATCCGCATAACAAAATGCTACATGAACAAGAAAAGtgtaaaatacaagaaagggaaATGTCAGTACTTAGGTAGCTTTGAGGTTTTAAGTCCACATCCCTCAGTGTAAGCCTTTGAGCACTTAGAAATGTATGTGGCAGGAAGCTCCAATCATAGTTGTGAGATAATTATTCTAATTCTGAAATTGTTAACTTTGGCTTTTCTGTTCGTAAAGAAGTACTCAAGTTTCTATCAATTAGGTCTCCAGAGTCCCCAGCTTCATACCTCTGAAAGGATGgtgaacatttatatatacaccgctatctcttttttaaatctctgacAGTATAAACGGACAGCTCTTCACAGAGCATGCTTGGAAGGACATTTGGCAATTGTGAAGAAGTTAATGGAAGCTGGAGCCCAGATTGAATTCCGTGATATggtaaatatatttctttgcttggaaatgaaccaaaataagtAGACTATATGAAGCTCAAGAAAACCTATCCTAAAAAACTGGGCTGATTGGATTGAAAATTGATCTGAGAGAACCAGGCAAAAGCTCATTTCTCCATACAAAAGAGAGTTGGAAGATGGGACTAGGTCATGTGGAAAGTATTTCCCATATATGCTGAGGAGGGGGAGTGTtctggggaagagagaggaagtgaaAGCTGTTGAACAGAATTCAATAACCTCATCAAAGAGTTGGGTCATTATCAAGTCAGTAGCATTACTGAGAAGTCATACAGTTGACACTTGCCTTTCAACACCTCTGCCCTCCCATTATACACAGCAGCCTGTTCTTGGCCCCTGGGCTGCCAGCAATGTATAAGAAATTTTTAGCTGTGCACTTTATGTGAGAGATGCCAATTGCCACCGATGAGATTTGGAGCTAGACTGCATACTAAATGAATTGCATCCAAGGAAAGTAGCTGCTATTCAGAGCTCAATAATTCAACCACTGTGATTTCTACAAAAGACCAGTATACAGTATATTTTATGAACTGAAGATTGGGCTGGGAAAAggcttcatttatttaaatgcagCTCAATTTGATGTTACAGTAAAGTAGAAAAAGGATATCAAATATTCAAAGGACTTGGCCAAAACCGAATCTAAAGACCAAACAAgatgaaaaagaattaaagaagcaacaacaacagcaataaaGTTTGCATGTAGTGACATCAAAATTCAGGAGTGTGGGATTTGGAAGTCCAGAGATAAACCAAATAGAGCAGAGAGGAGGAAATCTACTAAAAGAACAATGTGTAGGGATCACAAGAAAAGGCAGTTGAGGTACTGAGGCTCTCCTGGAGAAAACAGGGAACATATTTAGACAGTTAAATTACAATACTTGGTAAGAATCTTCATCTATAATAGTTAGAATTGACCTGGGGACCACCTAGTACCTCATGGATGCCCTAGCACACCTGCATTCCCCTGGGCCTTAGAAACCCAGTACAAATCCTCCTGACCAGGTTCTCTCTTTGTGTCCTTTTACCTTCTGGTACAGCTCGAATCCACAGCCATCCATTGGGCATGCCGTGGGGGGAATTTGGATGTCCTAAAATTGCTGCTGAACAAAGGCGCAAAAATCAGCGCACGAGATAAGGTATTTCCCCTTCAgatctccctccttctttctgcCATCCTCCCAGCCGTCTTCCCAACCCCACCTCTCCACTGAGGTCATCTGGCAACGTGGGCTGTGTGGGCACCCTAGCCATGTCCCCCCTTGCACCTGCCTTGGGGTCTAGGACAGGGTCTGTCTTCACTTCCAGCCAATCAACCATGTCTTCCCATTTTCCAGCTGCTCAGTACCGCACTACACGTGGCGGTGAGGACCGGTCACTATGAGTGCGCTGAGCACCTCATCGCCTGTGAGGCGGACCTCAATGCCAAAGACAGAGTGAGTAGCCGGACAAAGCTGGGCTGCTGAGTTTGTTGGATTGTTTTTTTGGAATCTGGCAAGCAGGGGTGCCCGGACGGGACCCACTGCTGGCTTCAGACCTATCACTAGCCTATTGGCTCTGCCTTTCTAGGAGGGAGATACCCCACTGCACGACGCCGTGAGACTGAATCGTTACAAGATGATCAGACTCCTCATTATGTATGGCGCAGACCTCAACATCAAGAACTGTGTAAGTACTGCAAACAAGGGGTAGAGCTCGCAGGCCTCCTTATAAATAACCACATGAAACATTACTGCTTTCTTCccgggtagttttttttttttttttaatagaaaagccTATATTTTTCAGATAACTTCCCATCCATTCTTCATTTTGGCTTATCTgtatatatctcaaaataatttcctATATTAAGGCCTTGAAAATTCTTGTAGAAGTACATATTAACTTCATCAGTAAGCAGGGAATGtaagcaacttttttttctatgGTATAAATTCCCAGGCAAACAGCATCTAATGTAGGCTTTAAAAATATCAGGAGGAGGAATGAGTATAAATTACtggagaaataattttgaagattttggagaattactttacaataaaggaaaagagtCATTTTCTAAATGCAAATAATTTCCTCTCCTTATTTGTGGTATTGTGAGGTTGAAaggaatattttatcattttaaaaaagaagaaaatatctggCTTGGTGACAAGGACAAAGATTGATGATAAATGGAGCCTATTTGGGATGGAAAATGAACCACTAGGGTTCCCTCATGCTAGATACTAAAATTGGTtttatcttaataatttttaaaagagaaaaagtagatTAAAGGAAATTGCCAAAAAGCTGCAGAACATACAGTTTTGGGGGGACAAGATGATCAGACTCCCCAAGGGTCAGGTAGATCATGTAAATGACTTAAATGAGTGGCTCCTGGGATCTGTGCACATGGCCCAGTAGGTTACTGTCTGGATCACAGGTGCCATGTTGCTACCTCTTCTGATTTTTGCACAAATCCAGTTAGGAAATTGCTTGATGTCCAACTGTTGCCAATTAagtctaacttaaaaaaaaaaaagtcaaatctaATCTGGGCAAAACATAATAGATCTCTGGACTGATTTGCATCTCAAAGCTTCTAGTTTTCAATCTCTGGCTTAAAGCATACTTTGGAATTAAGTTTTAGGACTTTTCATAGCTAAAGACAAGCATTGAAAGGTGACATGgttttaatatttgtaaatatctTGAGACGTGTGTATAAGGGAGAACAAAATTTGATCAAAAATTATTGCTTCACACTCGTCATTGACATCAACTACAAGAAGAGTAAGTTCCCTGGGAAGACCTAGTGTAAATCCTGAGAAGCTGTGGAAAATCTGCTTTCAACAGTAGTCACCTGAGTGCTAACCCAAGGTGCACAGAGCAGCACCTGAGCGCTAAGCAGAGGTGCTGCAGTGGCTCATTTGTCAAGAGTTCATATcaattaagaattattttctgCTGGGtgtagtgatgcacacctgtaatcccagtgactggggaagctgaggcaggaggatctggcaATGTCtcgagatcct harbors:
- the Ankrd1 gene encoding ankyrin repeat domain-containing protein 1, with the protein product MMVLKVEELVTGKKNNNGEAGVFLPEDFRDGEYEAAVTLEKQEDLKTLPAHHVNVGEQQWISEKQREAELKKKKLEQRSKLENLEDLEIIIQLKKRKKYRKTKVPVVKEPEPEVITEPVDVPRFLKAALENKLPVVEKFLSDKNNPDVCDEYKRTALHRACLEGHLAIVKKLMEAGAQIEFRDMLESTAIHWACRGGNLDVLKLLLNKGAKISARDKLLSTALHVAVRTGHYECAEHLIACEADLNAKDREGDTPLHDAVRLNRYKMIRLLIMYGADLNIKNCAGKTPMDLVLHWQNGTKAIFDSLKENSYKSSRIATF